One region of Permianibacter fluminis genomic DNA includes:
- a CDS encoding DUF1853 family protein, which translates to MTIATTAGPGFPMVPSLSAELEWAIDSPPLLTDLLLPHQSFNAAECRQLWLQWQPATGPDWQLPKRLGRRFEALWQYWLASHPRWQLLASGLVVAEAKRTLGEFDLLLRDRQTGQVEHWELAAKFYLGEGDLEDPANWHGTLHRDRLEQKLAKLCQQQLMLGHSSAGKAALVRAGLSLQQTRAIVKGRLFYPLAQRDARVSFAAPDHERGCWATRAEWRDWLSTQGELLAMPVAHEHWLARIPQAVCRDSFRELLLQPHWPSFSTFLLSNGEMAMVVPDDGQARRH; encoded by the coding sequence ATGACCATTGCAACAACGGCGGGGCCGGGCTTCCCGATGGTCCCGTCGTTGTCGGCAGAGCTGGAGTGGGCGATTGACTCTCCGCCTTTGCTAACCGACTTGTTGCTGCCGCACCAATCATTCAACGCAGCAGAATGTCGACAATTGTGGCTGCAGTGGCAACCAGCGACCGGCCCAGACTGGCAGTTGCCGAAACGGCTGGGGCGCCGATTTGAGGCGCTCTGGCAATACTGGCTGGCATCGCATCCGCGCTGGCAGCTGTTGGCAAGCGGGCTGGTGGTTGCGGAAGCCAAGCGGACGCTCGGCGAGTTTGATTTGTTGCTGCGCGACCGCCAAACCGGCCAGGTTGAACACTGGGAGCTGGCGGCAAAGTTCTACCTTGGTGAAGGCGATCTGGAAGATCCCGCCAACTGGCATGGCACCTTGCATCGGGACAGGCTGGAGCAAAAGCTTGCCAAGCTTTGTCAGCAGCAATTGATGCTCGGTCACAGCAGCGCGGGAAAAGCCGCATTGGTGCGCGCCGGACTTTCGCTGCAACAGACTCGGGCAATAGTAAAAGGACGTCTTTTCTATCCGTTGGCCCAGCGTGATGCGCGAGTCTCATTTGCGGCGCCCGACCATGAGCGGGGCTGCTGGGCAACTCGCGCTGAGTGGCGCGATTGGTTGTCAACCCAGGGCGAGCTTCTTGCTATGCCGGTGGCACACGAGCACTGGCTGGCGCGAATCCCGCAGGCAGTCTGCAGAGACTCTTTTCGTGAGCTATTGCTGCAGCCACACTGGCCGAGTTTTTCGACATTTCTGTTATCGAATGGCGAAATGGCCATGGTCGTGCCGGATGACGGTCAGGCGAGACGGCACTGA
- a CDS encoding hybrid sensor histidine kinase/response regulator has product MATATPLSMAALIALGIYIDQDLRHRADELAQEAAERAKIVATHIDQHRTAIDAHAASIKPNDEERYKRTLGVLATTYPGFLTLLIADAEGKIIAAAPAGFTSQLSSVTDRDYFRVPKHTLQPFTSGVFRGRGFGTDPIIALSAPILADDTSFQGIVEGSLNLRTLDAMVFEKSTEHENFGVLFDHKGTVIASDFPGIKVLETISPTDPRLSPADTIRQHDGMSIQYLNGNRSHLISLKMIDFTRWQLALLQPYLPLAQIAATLTLLTIMLCLTIMLASHLFAASFSRVIAAPLDDLLQRIRGLDLADADTLHPVDMQTPVAEIQELAVDFNDLVNRQTAMYGQLRASLTLLDAANQELEHRVNERTLELVNARDSAQHMANVKSAFLANMSHELRTPLTAIIGFTEQALRQSGTSTEVTEALEVIARNSNFLLDLVNDILDASKLEFDKIELEQVLFSPLALVRDIVATTRQRAESKAISLSFVPEFPLPRYVSGDPTRIKQVLFNIIGNAVKFTEEGGVTVSLSAESTGQEWQISVRDSGIGMTAEQQQKLFQPFVQADVSTTRKFGGSGLGLFISRQLILRMGGTFLLESVPGNGCQFVITLPTEQQEISWLGDADCVPESEASSRPLLSVPSLSGKVLIADDVEDLRRLVSLMVASTGAEIRVVENGAEARDAALADSFDLILMDMHMPVLDGSAATAELRALGYRGPIVALTADVMATDIERFKASGCDDLLAKPIKEAQLLAVLTRYLAKRDTAKVDAPADAVKTATAGAAPESIRLMLEQLSKQFAARLSGDLDGLRQGLADADWSRLKGQLHKLKGAAGTFGFPAISSQAERAYQQLQKDDFAAAGKELSMLFDAIEAVIADRNATSK; this is encoded by the coding sequence GTGGCAACAGCGACTCCGTTATCAATGGCAGCGCTGATCGCGCTTGGCATTTATATTGATCAGGACTTGCGTCACCGAGCGGACGAGCTGGCGCAGGAAGCGGCCGAGCGAGCCAAGATTGTTGCCACCCATATTGATCAGCACCGTACCGCCATCGATGCTCACGCCGCCAGCATCAAACCCAACGACGAAGAGCGCTACAAACGAACATTGGGTGTTCTGGCAACTACCTACCCCGGATTTCTGACACTGCTCATAGCTGACGCAGAAGGCAAAATCATTGCCGCCGCGCCGGCGGGGTTCACCAGCCAGTTAAGCAGCGTCACTGACCGCGACTATTTCCGGGTACCGAAGCACACCCTGCAACCCTTCACCAGTGGCGTATTCCGGGGCCGCGGCTTTGGCACTGACCCCATTATTGCATTGAGCGCTCCGATACTGGCAGACGACACCAGTTTTCAAGGCATTGTCGAAGGCTCGCTGAATCTTCGAACGCTTGATGCCATGGTGTTTGAAAAATCAACGGAGCATGAAAATTTCGGCGTACTGTTTGACCACAAAGGAACGGTTATAGCGAGTGACTTTCCTGGCATTAAGGTCCTTGAAACAATCAGCCCCACAGATCCCAGACTCTCACCGGCCGACACCATTCGCCAGCACGATGGCATGTCCATTCAATATCTCAATGGCAATCGTAGCCATTTAATCAGCCTGAAGATGATCGATTTTACGCGCTGGCAACTGGCACTTTTGCAACCATATCTGCCGCTGGCGCAAATTGCCGCCACGCTCACTCTGCTGACCATCATGTTGTGCCTGACCATTATGCTGGCCAGTCATCTTTTTGCGGCCAGCTTTTCCCGCGTCATTGCCGCACCACTGGACGACCTGCTCCAGCGCATCCGGGGCCTCGATTTGGCCGATGCCGACACCTTGCACCCGGTTGACATGCAAACACCCGTTGCCGAGATTCAGGAACTAGCGGTTGACTTCAATGATTTGGTAAACCGCCAGACTGCGATGTATGGCCAGCTTCGTGCCTCGCTCACCCTGCTCGACGCGGCCAATCAGGAGCTTGAGCATCGAGTCAACGAGCGCACTTTGGAGTTGGTGAACGCCCGTGACAGCGCCCAGCATATGGCCAACGTAAAGTCGGCATTTTTAGCCAACATGAGCCATGAGCTTCGAACGCCGTTGACCGCCATCATCGGCTTCACCGAGCAAGCACTCCGTCAATCCGGCACCTCGACTGAAGTGACCGAGGCGCTCGAGGTGATCGCGAGAAATTCAAACTTCCTGCTGGATCTGGTCAACGACATCCTTGATGCCAGCAAGCTTGAGTTCGACAAAATCGAACTCGAACAGGTGCTTTTCTCCCCCCTTGCGCTGGTCCGTGACATTGTCGCAACCACCCGGCAACGCGCCGAAAGCAAGGCCATTTCGTTAAGTTTCGTGCCGGAATTTCCGTTACCGCGCTATGTCAGTGGCGACCCCACTCGCATCAAGCAGGTTCTGTTCAACATCATTGGCAATGCGGTCAAGTTCACCGAAGAAGGCGGCGTCACGGTCAGTTTGTCGGCGGAGTCGACCGGACAGGAATGGCAGATCTCGGTTCGCGATTCCGGCATTGGCATGACTGCCGAGCAGCAACAGAAACTGTTTCAACCCTTCGTTCAGGCAGATGTGTCCACCACCCGAAAATTCGGCGGCAGCGGTCTTGGTCTGTTCATCAGTCGCCAGCTGATCCTGCGGATGGGAGGCACATTTTTGCTGGAGAGCGTGCCCGGAAACGGCTGCCAATTTGTCATCACACTGCCGACGGAACAACAAGAGATAAGCTGGCTCGGGGATGCCGATTGTGTACCCGAGTCAGAAGCGAGTTCACGGCCATTGCTATCAGTCCCGAGCTTGTCTGGAAAAGTATTGATAGCCGACGATGTTGAAGATCTGCGGCGCCTGGTCAGCCTGATGGTTGCGAGCACCGGAGCAGAAATCCGCGTGGTTGAGAATGGCGCGGAAGCCCGTGATGCCGCGCTTGCGGACTCATTTGACCTTATTCTGATGGACATGCACATGCCGGTTCTCGACGGCAGCGCAGCAACCGCGGAACTCCGGGCACTAGGTTATCGCGGGCCGATTGTTGCGTTGACCGCCGATGTCATGGCAACGGATATCGAGCGTTTCAAAGCATCGGGTTGCGATGATCTGCTGGCCAAGCCCATCAAGGAAGCGCAGCTGCTCGCGGTATTGACTCGCTATCTGGCCAAACGGGATACCGCCAAGGTGGACGCCCCGGCTGATGCCGTGAAAACAGCAACTGCCGGGGCGGCACCTGAGAGCATTCGTTTGATGCTTGAGCAGTTGAGCAAACAGTTCGCAGCGCGGCTATCGGGTGATCTTGACGGGCTCCGACAAGGACTCGCGGACGCTGATTGGTCGCGATTGAAAGGCCAATTGCACAAGCTGAAAGGCGCCGCCGGGACGTTTGGCTTTCCGGCCATCAGCAGCCAAGCCGAACGCGCCTACCAGCAATTGCAAAAGGATGATTTTGCAGCGGCCGGCAAAGAACTTTCGATGTTGTTTGATGCAATTGAGGCCGTCATCGCTGATCGCAATGCGACAAGCAAATAA
- a CDS encoding protein-glutamate methylesterase/protein-glutamine glutaminase, with protein MTIKVLVVDDSALIRAVLGEIIRQQPDMELVGAAADPYIARDLISKTNPDVLTLDIEMPRMDGLEFLERLMHGHPMPVLMLSSLTEAGADVTLRALELGAVDFFTKPKLGLREGLNEYAEVIADKIRTVASAKVQRRLRKPETRSTRPPVQFVSTERVLLIGASTGGTEAIKAVLERLPANCPGVLVTQHMPAGFTRSFAERLNRVTGLKVCEAQGNERLLPGHVFIAPGDKHLKLTRSGANYITQLSDDAPVNRHRPAVDVLFHSAALAAGKNAVAALLTGMGKDGADGLLAMRNAGAHTIAQDEASSVVYGMPREAVERNAACEQLPLPDIAAAMIRAAGGSTTRI; from the coding sequence ATGACCATCAAAGTTCTTGTGGTCGATGACTCGGCACTGATCAGGGCCGTGCTCGGCGAGATCATCCGGCAGCAACCGGATATGGAGCTGGTCGGTGCCGCGGCGGATCCCTATATCGCTCGTGACCTGATCAGCAAAACCAATCCCGACGTGCTGACGCTGGATATCGAGATGCCGCGAATGGACGGACTCGAATTTCTCGAACGACTGATGCACGGCCATCCCATGCCGGTACTGATGCTATCGTCGCTGACCGAGGCGGGCGCTGACGTTACCTTGCGCGCACTGGAGCTCGGTGCGGTCGACTTTTTCACCAAACCCAAACTCGGCTTGCGCGAAGGGCTAAACGAGTACGCCGAGGTTATTGCCGACAAGATCCGCACCGTCGCCAGCGCAAAAGTGCAGAGGCGGCTACGCAAGCCAGAAACAAGGTCTACCCGTCCTCCTGTTCAGTTTGTCAGCACGGAAAGGGTGTTGCTGATCGGCGCCTCTACCGGTGGCACTGAGGCCATCAAAGCGGTACTCGAGCGCTTACCAGCCAATTGTCCGGGCGTATTGGTCACCCAACATATGCCGGCAGGCTTCACCCGCTCTTTCGCCGAGCGACTCAACCGCGTCACCGGACTCAAGGTTTGTGAAGCACAGGGAAATGAGCGTCTGTTGCCGGGTCACGTCTTCATCGCTCCGGGTGACAAGCATCTGAAACTGACCCGCAGTGGAGCCAATTACATTACCCAATTGTCGGATGACGCTCCGGTGAATCGGCACCGGCCGGCCGTTGACGTGCTGTTTCATTCTGCCGCCCTTGCCGCCGGCAAAAATGCGGTCGCGGCCTTGTTGACCGGCATGGGCAAGGACGGCGCAGACGGACTGCTTGCCATGCGCAATGCCGGCGCGCATACCATTGCCCAAGATGAAGCGAGCAGTGTCGTTTACGGCATGCCGAGGGAGGCTGTCGAGCGCAACGCCGCCTGCGAGCAACTGCCTTTGCCTGACATCGCTGCCGCTATGATTCGCGCGGCCGGCGGCAGCACGACGCGAATCTGA
- the cheD gene encoding chemoreceptor glutamine deamidase CheD: MSDTEAVLAPNRYFDRHFDCEAVKILPGEYYATTRDMLIVTVLGSCISVCLRDRDSGIAGMNHFMLPNTIDASDPIGASARYGVFAMELLINHLIKLGGRRQRFEAKVFGGGNVLRGLTASNVGSRNAEFAEEYLRTERIPVVAHDVMGEWPRKVYFFSHEGRVLVRKLRTMHNNTILDREAEYGSRLRDARVAGDVDLFT; encoded by the coding sequence GTGAGTGATACCGAGGCCGTTCTTGCTCCCAACCGCTACTTTGATCGCCACTTTGACTGCGAGGCGGTCAAGATTCTTCCCGGCGAGTATTACGCCACCACGCGGGACATGCTGATTGTGACGGTGCTCGGGTCGTGCATTTCGGTCTGTTTGCGCGATCGGGACAGTGGCATCGCCGGCATGAACCACTTCATGCTGCCCAACACAATCGATGCCAGCGACCCGATTGGCGCGTCCGCACGCTACGGCGTGTTTGCTATGGAGCTGCTGATCAACCATCTGATCAAACTGGGGGGCAGGCGGCAGCGCTTTGAGGCCAAGGTTTTTGGCGGCGGCAACGTCCTGCGCGGCCTGACCGCCAGCAACGTCGGCAGTCGCAATGCCGAATTTGCCGAAGAATACCTACGCACTGAAAGGATTCCGGTGGTGGCGCATGACGTCATGGGCGAGTGGCCACGCAAAGTCTATTTCTTCAGCCACGAAGGCCGGGTATTGGTCCGCAAGCTGCGCACGATGCACAACAACACCATCCTCGACCGCGAAGCCGAATACGGCAGCCGTTTGCGCGATGCCCGCGTCGCGGGCGATGTCGATTTGTTCACCTGA
- a CDS encoding CheR family methyltransferase — protein sequence MTQGFDTAREFAYTKADFDQVRQRIYRIAGISLSDGKADLVYSRLARRLRATGIGDFREYLAQLDTDPEEQREFVNALTTNLTSFFREPHHFDMLAQFLPRRSNPIRIWCGAASTGEEPYSLAMTAVESFGSLTPPVKILATDLDTQVLATAEAGIYSEEKIERLSTGRRQQFFFRGKGSKQGLVRIHPALQALLSFRQLNLLDTKWPLKPGFDAIFLRNVMIYFDKPTQAAVLQRCASVLQPDGLLFVGHSESLAHVANLFSPIGRTVYKLQSTRKAS from the coding sequence GTGACGCAAGGCTTCGATACCGCGCGTGAGTTTGCCTACACCAAGGCGGATTTTGACCAGGTCCGGCAGCGCATTTACCGCATTGCCGGCATATCGCTGAGTGATGGCAAAGCGGATCTGGTCTACAGCCGGCTGGCGCGCCGCTTGCGCGCCACCGGCATTGGCGACTTTCGCGAGTATTTGGCGCAGTTAGATACAGATCCAGAAGAGCAGCGCGAGTTCGTCAACGCGCTCACAACCAATCTGACGTCGTTCTTCCGTGAGCCCCACCACTTCGACATGCTCGCCCAGTTTCTGCCACGCCGATCAAACCCCATTCGGATCTGGTGTGGCGCGGCGTCGACCGGCGAAGAGCCGTATTCCTTGGCAATGACTGCCGTTGAGTCTTTCGGCAGCTTGACGCCACCGGTGAAAATTCTCGCCACTGATCTCGATACTCAGGTCCTGGCGACCGCCGAAGCTGGCATTTACAGTGAGGAAAAAATCGAGCGCCTGTCAACGGGTCGCCGGCAGCAGTTTTTCTTTCGCGGCAAGGGCAGCAAGCAAGGACTGGTGCGCATTCATCCGGCGCTACAGGCGCTGCTGAGCTTTCGGCAACTGAACCTGCTCGATACGAAGTGGCCACTGAAGCCGGGCTTTGATGCCATTTTTTTGCGTAACGTCATGATCTATTTTGACAAGCCGACGCAAGCCGCGGTACTGCAACGCTGTGCGTCTGTGCTGCAACCTGATGGCCTGCTGTTCGTTGGCCATTCCGAGTCGCTCGCCCATGTCGCCAATCTGTTCAGTCCAATTGGCCGGACGGTGTACAAACTGCAATCGACAAGGAAGGCATCGTGA
- a CDS encoding methyl-accepting chemotaxis protein: protein MRVNSPITGVERQMRDGEFIVSKTDLKGMITYINPYFCEIADFTETELLGQPHNIIRHPDMPKEAFEDLWRTLKAGKPWTGYVKNRTKDGDHYWVLANATPIWENGSVTGYLSVRSKPDRSMVSQIEKIYGDFRAGKAAGLAIAEGKIIQTGRVARLRSAIHNLRIASRLKLTAGFLLAMMLVIGSASYIGLQKANEALHSVDENRLHPITQLKAIADAYAVDIIDAVNKANAGIFTAEQAASSVKKAQATISEKWREFKATDQSEQEQHLVAETEQLFKPADEAIATLEGKLRGMSGKVANGLNDYDGALYGPIDAIGNKISELIAMQLTLVDGDIVAANERHRNMTWFIIAVIAIAAVLASLSIAAAIRIITTPIATVGGQMLRIAEGRFDQTIEKTRDDEFGALVDSFRSLYTRLGFDLAEAREQIKQGTILKTALDSVTANVMIANPDFDVTYMNNAVISMFRKAESDIRKELPQFDVNNIMGGSIDRFHKNPAHQRGLLSRLQDTYRGTIHLGGRTLTVAANPIMGANGARLGAVVEWQDRTLEVAVEKEVADIVSAASNGEFGNRLRVDNKDGFFRQLAEGMNMLLETSEAGMRDIQSVLQAMAKGDLTKQISKDYRGLFGDMKNAANETSAQLTDVVMRIREATDTINTAANEIASGNADLSSRTEEQASSLEETASSMEELTSTVKQNADNAKQANQLAVSASDIAQRGGTVVGDVVTTMSAIHESARKIVDIITVIDGIAFQTNILALNAAVEAARAGEQGRGFAVVAGEVRNLAQRSAAAAKEIKTLISDSVEKVENGNKLVSQAGDTMQEVVNAIRRVTDLMSEIAAASQEQSRGIEQVGSAITQMDEVTQQNAALVEQAAAAAESLEDQARQLVETVRYFETGGSQALSSAPTRTASRTPAKAPDSSRKPSTTARKSTRATSKPPADLDDEWEQF from the coding sequence ATGCGCGTCAACAGCCCGATTACCGGTGTCGAACGCCAGATGCGGGACGGCGAATTCATCGTCTCGAAAACCGATCTGAAGGGGATGATCACCTACATCAATCCCTACTTCTGCGAGATCGCCGATTTCACTGAAACCGAGTTGCTCGGCCAGCCGCACAATATCATCCGCCATCCGGACATGCCGAAAGAAGCATTTGAGGATTTGTGGCGCACGCTGAAAGCGGGCAAGCCATGGACCGGCTACGTCAAAAATCGCACCAAGGACGGCGACCACTATTGGGTGCTCGCCAATGCCACGCCGATCTGGGAAAACGGCAGCGTTACCGGCTATCTGTCGGTGCGCAGCAAGCCGGACCGCAGCATGGTGTCGCAGATCGAAAAGATTTACGGCGACTTTCGCGCCGGCAAAGCCGCCGGCCTGGCCATTGCCGAGGGCAAGATCATCCAGACCGGCCGAGTGGCCCGGTTGCGTTCGGCAATCCACAACCTGCGCATCGCCAGCCGATTGAAACTGACCGCCGGTTTCTTGCTCGCGATGATGCTGGTCATTGGTTCCGCCAGTTATATCGGGCTGCAAAAAGCCAACGAGGCACTGCATTCTGTCGACGAAAACCGATTACACCCCATAACCCAGCTCAAAGCGATTGCTGATGCCTACGCCGTTGACATCATCGACGCGGTAAACAAAGCCAATGCTGGCATATTCACCGCCGAGCAAGCGGCAAGCTCGGTTAAAAAAGCCCAGGCAACGATTAGTGAGAAATGGCGAGAATTCAAGGCAACCGACCAAAGCGAACAGGAGCAACATCTGGTCGCCGAAACCGAGCAACTGTTCAAGCCTGCTGACGAGGCCATCGCCACACTTGAAGGAAAGCTTCGCGGCATGTCCGGCAAAGTGGCAAACGGTCTCAACGACTACGATGGCGCCCTGTACGGCCCCATCGATGCGATTGGCAACAAAATTTCCGAACTGATCGCGATGCAGCTCACCTTGGTCGACGGCGACATTGTTGCGGCCAATGAGCGCCATCGCAACATGACCTGGTTCATCATCGCCGTGATCGCGATTGCAGCAGTGTTGGCCAGCCTGTCGATTGCAGCAGCCATTCGTATCATCACCACTCCAATTGCTACCGTCGGCGGGCAAATGCTCCGCATTGCCGAGGGCCGCTTTGACCAGACCATTGAAAAGACCCGCGACGATGAATTTGGTGCGCTGGTAGATTCGTTCCGTTCACTGTATACCCGGCTGGGTTTTGACCTCGCCGAGGCGCGTGAACAGATCAAGCAAGGAACCATTCTGAAGACAGCGCTCGACAGCGTCACCGCCAACGTGATGATTGCCAATCCCGACTTCGACGTCACCTACATGAACAACGCGGTCATCAGCATGTTCCGCAAGGCGGAGTCCGATATCCGCAAAGAGCTGCCGCAGTTCGACGTCAACAACATCATGGGCGGCAGCATAGATCGCTTCCACAAGAATCCGGCCCATCAACGCGGCTTGCTGTCCCGGTTACAGGATACCTATCGCGGCACCATCCATCTTGGCGGCCGCACCCTGACCGTTGCTGCCAACCCAATCATGGGTGCCAACGGCGCGCGTCTTGGCGCGGTGGTGGAGTGGCAGGACCGCACGCTGGAAGTGGCCGTCGAAAAAGAAGTGGCTGACATCGTCTCGGCGGCCTCCAACGGCGAATTCGGTAACCGGCTGCGGGTCGACAACAAAGACGGTTTCTTCCGCCAGCTTGCCGAGGGCATGAACATGTTGCTGGAAACCTCGGAAGCGGGCATGCGCGATATTCAGTCGGTACTGCAAGCGATGGCGAAAGGCGATCTGACCAAACAGATCAGCAAGGATTATCGCGGCCTGTTCGGCGACATGAAAAACGCGGCAAACGAAACCAGTGCCCAACTGACCGATGTGGTGATGCGCATCCGCGAAGCAACGGACACCATTAACACCGCCGCCAACGAGATTGCCTCCGGTAACGCCGATCTGTCGAGTCGCACCGAAGAACAGGCCTCGAGTCTGGAAGAAACCGCCTCCAGCATGGAAGAACTGACTTCAACCGTGAAGCAGAACGCCGATAACGCCAAACAGGCCAATCAGCTGGCGGTCAGCGCGTCTGACATTGCCCAGCGTGGCGGCACCGTGGTCGGCGATGTTGTCACCACCATGAGTGCCATTCACGAGAGCGCACGCAAAATTGTCGACATCATCACCGTCATCGACGGCATCGCCTTCCAGACCAATATTCTGGCGCTGAATGCCGCGGTCGAGGCCGCCCGCGCCGGCGAACAGGGTCGAGGCTTTGCCGTGGTGGCCGGAGAAGTGCGCAATCTGGCTCAGCGTTCGGCTGCCGCCGCCAAGGAAATCAAAACGCTGATTTCCGATTCGGTGGAAAAAGTCGAAAACGGCAACAAGCTGGTCTCGCAGGCCGGCGATACCATGCAGGAAGTTGTCAACGCCATCCGCCGGGTCACCGACCTGATGTCGGAAATTGCCGCGGCTTCGCAGGAACAGAGTCGTGGCATTGAGCAAGTGGGTTCGGCCATCACCCAAATGGATGAAGTCACCCAGCAAAACGCTGCGCTGGTCGAGCAGGCCGCAGCTGCCGCTGAGTCGCTGGAAGATCAGGCGCGGCAACTGGTCGAAACGGTGCGCTATTTCGAAACCGGTGGCAGCCAGGCACTCAGCTCGGCGCCGACCCGAACCGCGAGCCGCACACCGGCGAAAGCACCTGACAGTAGCCGTAAGCCAAGCACTACCGCGCGCAAATCAACACGAGCAACCAGCAAACCGCCAGCGGATCTGGATGATGAGTGGGAGCAATTCTGA
- a CDS encoding chemotaxis protein CheW gives MTAATTAVTAGQEVLTYTLGNEEYGIDILKVQEIRGYEPTTHIANAPPFIKGVINLRGTIVPIVDLRIRFNVGEATYNEFTVVIVLNVHGRVVGIVVDGVSDVLALKAEQIKPAPQFSSTVNTSYIDGLGTIDDRMIILLDIEGLLASADMALFEEMDSQT, from the coding sequence ATGACGGCTGCCACCACTGCGGTTACTGCGGGCCAGGAAGTGCTGACCTACACTCTTGGCAACGAAGAATATGGCATCGACATCCTGAAGGTGCAGGAGATCCGTGGCTACGAACCGACTACCCACATCGCCAACGCGCCACCGTTCATCAAAGGCGTTATCAATTTGCGCGGCACCATTGTGCCCATCGTTGATTTGCGCATTCGATTCAATGTCGGTGAAGCCACTTACAACGAATTCACGGTGGTGATTGTGCTGAATGTTCACGGCCGTGTGGTTGGGATAGTCGTTGATGGCGTCTCCGATGTGCTGGCCTTGAAGGCCGAGCAGATCAAACCGGCGCCGCAATTCAGCTCTACCGTGAACACCAGTTACATCGACGGCCTCGGCACCATCGACGACCGCATGATCATACTGCTGGATATTGAAGGCCTGCTGGCCAGCGCCGACATGGCGCTGTTCGAAGAGATGGATTCACAAACCTGA